One Rosa chinensis cultivar Old Blush chromosome 5, RchiOBHm-V2, whole genome shotgun sequence genomic region harbors:
- the LOC112167550 gene encoding oligoribonuclease isoform X1: protein MEHLANAFSALNVDVEDDDEIRGAPSTSKATEDTSGKRDKANNSDNVEMADHEYKMPLVWIDLEMTGLNVEVDRILEIACIVTDGRLTKSIEGPDLVIHQSKECLDRMGEWCQTHHKDSGLTTKVLQSTISEGEAEKQIIEFVKRNIGTYTPLLAGNSVYVDFAFLKKYMPDLASLFSHVVVDVSSVTALCVRWYPRDKKKAPSKENKHRALDDIRESIKELKYYKQNIFKAIRN, encoded by the exons ATGGAGCATCTCGCAAATGCGTTCTCTGCGCTCAACGTCGACGTTGAAGACGACGATGAAATACGAGGGGCGCCTTCCACTTCCAAGGCCACAGAGGACACTTCAG gCAAGAGGGACAAAGCCAACAACTCTGATAACGTCGAAATGGCAGATCATGAGTACAAGATGCCCCTTGTATGGATTGACTTGGAAATGACTG GTTTGAATGTTGAAGTTGATCGGATACTGGAGATTGCTTGCATAGTTACCGATGGCCGACTAACCAAATCCATAGAG GGCCCTGATCTGGTTATTCATCAAAGTAAGGAGTGTTTGGATAGGATGGGAGAATGGTGTCAAACTCATCATAAAGATAGTG GGTTGACGACTAAAGTGCTTCAAAGTACAATTAGTGAAGGAGAAGCTGAAAAGCAG ATCATAGAATTTGTAAAGAGAAACATTGGAACATATACACCTCTTTTAGCAGGAAACTCAGTTTATGTGGACTTTGCATTTTTAAAG AAATACATGCCAGATTTGGCCAGCCTGTTCTCCCATGTAGTAGTTGATGTTAGCAGTGTTACAGCTCTATGCGTTCGCTGGTATCCTAGGG ATAAAAAGAAAGCGCCTTCTAAAGAAAATAAACACAGAGCCCTGGATGACATCAGGGAAAGCATCAAGGAACTGAAATACTACAAACAGAATATATTCAAAGCAATTAGAAACTGA
- the LOC112167550 gene encoding oligoribonuclease isoform X2 gives MEHLANAFSALNVDVEDDDEIRGAPSTSKATEDTSGKRDKANNSDNVEMADHEYKMPLVWIDLEMTGLNVEVDRILEIACIVTDGRLTKSIEGPDLVIHQSKECLDRMGEWCQTHHKDSGLTTKVLQSTISEGEAEKQIIEFVKRNIGTYTPLLAGNSVYVDFAFLKIKRKRLLKKINTEPWMTSGKASRN, from the exons ATGGAGCATCTCGCAAATGCGTTCTCTGCGCTCAACGTCGACGTTGAAGACGACGATGAAATACGAGGGGCGCCTTCCACTTCCAAGGCCACAGAGGACACTTCAG gCAAGAGGGACAAAGCCAACAACTCTGATAACGTCGAAATGGCAGATCATGAGTACAAGATGCCCCTTGTATGGATTGACTTGGAAATGACTG GTTTGAATGTTGAAGTTGATCGGATACTGGAGATTGCTTGCATAGTTACCGATGGCCGACTAACCAAATCCATAGAG GGCCCTGATCTGGTTATTCATCAAAGTAAGGAGTGTTTGGATAGGATGGGAGAATGGTGTCAAACTCATCATAAAGATAGTG GGTTGACGACTAAAGTGCTTCAAAGTACAATTAGTGAAGGAGAAGCTGAAAAGCAG ATCATAGAATTTGTAAAGAGAAACATTGGAACATATACACCTCTTTTAGCAGGAAACTCAGTTTATGTGGACTTTGCATTTTTAAAG ATAAAAAGAAAGCGCCTTCTAAAGAAAATAAACACAGAGCCCTGGATGACATCAGGGAAAGCATCAAGGAACTGA
- the LOC112167550 gene encoding oligoribonuclease isoform X3: protein MEHLANAFSALNVDVEDDDEIRGAPSTSKATEDTSGKRDKANNSDNVEMADHEYKMPLVWIDLEMTGLNVEVDRILEIACIVTDGRLTKSIEGPDLVIHQSKECLDRMGEWCQTHHKDSGLTTKVLQSTISEGEAEKQIIEFVKRNIGTYTPLLAGNSVYVDFAFLKRATFRKRF, encoded by the exons ATGGAGCATCTCGCAAATGCGTTCTCTGCGCTCAACGTCGACGTTGAAGACGACGATGAAATACGAGGGGCGCCTTCCACTTCCAAGGCCACAGAGGACACTTCAG gCAAGAGGGACAAAGCCAACAACTCTGATAACGTCGAAATGGCAGATCATGAGTACAAGATGCCCCTTGTATGGATTGACTTGGAAATGACTG GTTTGAATGTTGAAGTTGATCGGATACTGGAGATTGCTTGCATAGTTACCGATGGCCGACTAACCAAATCCATAGAG GGCCCTGATCTGGTTATTCATCAAAGTAAGGAGTGTTTGGATAGGATGGGAGAATGGTGTCAAACTCATCATAAAGATAGTG GGTTGACGACTAAAGTGCTTCAAAGTACAATTAGTGAAGGAGAAGCTGAAAAGCAG ATCATAGAATTTGTAAAGAGAAACATTGGAACATATACACCTCTTTTAGCAGGAAACTCAGTTTATGTGGACTTTGCATTTTTAAAG AGGGCTACATTTCGTAAGAGGTTTTAG